AACCACGTTCATTAATGTCGCGCTTTAAGCGACGAATTAAACGTTCATCTGAATCGGCATGCACAAATATTTTAATATCGAACATTTTGCGAATTTCAGGATTGGTCAAAATCAAAATGCCCTCGACGATCATTACTTTTCTTGGATGTGTTGGTATGGTTTCGTCAGTTCGGTTACATTCTAAAAACGAATACACGGGTTGATTGATAGAGTTACCGGCTTTCAGTTCTTTTAAATGTTTTGTTAATAAATCAAAATCTATAGAATTTGGATGATCAAAATTTGTTTTTCTTCGCTCTTGTAAGGTTAAATGCGAAAGATCATTGTAATAGGCGTCTTGCGAAATAACCCCAACTTCACCAATGGGAAGTTCATTGATAATTTGATTGACTACGGTAGTTTTTCCACAGCCTGTGCCTCCAGCAATTCCGATAATAAGCATTTGTAAAATAGTTTGGCGCAAAAATAGGGATTTGAAGATGAAGTTAAATAACGAAAAAGAAAAAAGAATAGAGAGAAAATAGGAGGTATGAAAAATAGACAAATTGCCGGCGGCTTTTGGGTAGTTATTTTTGGTTTGAATTGTAGAATTCTTGACGAGTACAAGATTGTTCTTTTTAAAGCGTATTAAAACTAGCAGCTAAGTACAAGTACAAGTTTAAGTTCAAGTTCAAATCCAAGATCAAGTTTAGGATTATAATTTTCAAATATTTATAGGAATACAGTGTTGTATTAATTCAATATTACATGATCAAATACTTACTT
The sequence above is drawn from the Cellulophaga sp. Hel_I_12 genome and encodes:
- the udk gene encoding uridine kinase; translation: MLIIGIAGGTGCGKTTVVNQIINELPIGEVGVISQDAYYNDLSHLTLQERRKTNFDHPNSIDFDLLTKHLKELKAGNSINQPVYSFLECNRTDETIPTHPRKVMIVEGILILTNPEIRKMFDIKIFVHADSDERLIRRLKRDINERGWDLDETITKYQTVIKPMHVEFIEPSKEYADIIIPNNKYNTVAVEIVKSIINEKLV